Part of the Thamnophis elegans isolate rThaEle1 chromosome 10, rThaEle1.pri, whole genome shotgun sequence genome, aaaggggcttatgaccatttttcgcacgtatgactgttgcagcatctccatggccacgtgatttatattcggatgcttgacaactgactcacatttatgagggCTGCTGTGTCCCTgggacatacactatattgccaaaagtattcgctcacccatccacataatcagaatcaggtgttccaatcacttccatggccacaggtgtataaaatcaagtacctaggcatgcagactgttttgacaaacattggtgaaaggatgggtcgctctcaggagctcagtgaattccagcgtggaacaaatcctgtgcaacaaatccagtgtACCTGTGCACCAGTGcaccacctgtgcaacaaatccagtcgtgacatttcctcactcctaaatattccaaagtcaactgtcagctgtattagaagaacgtggaagtgtttgggaacgacagcaactcagccacgaactGGTAGGCCATGTGAACacctccaacatcagtgtgtgagctcacaaatgcgcttctggaagaatggtcaaaaatccccatcaacacactcctgaaccttgtggacagccttcccaaaaGAGTTGAatctgttatagctgcaaagggtggaccgacgtcatattgaaccctaaggattaggaatgggatgtcacttacggTACGTCCATATGCGaggaaaggcaggtgagcgaatacttttggcaatatagtgtatgatcTGTTTTTGCTACCTCCGgatatgcaaagtcaatggggaaaccagattcacttaacagcaatggggcaaaactcacttaacaagtttcTCAGTCACCAACATAAATTTTGCGCTCaatttgtggtcgtaaatcaaggactgcctatcgCAGTTCCAACACAGTCCCAAACCCACCGCAGCAAACCCTTCGTTTATGGCGGCTGTAATCTGAATGAAACTCCGGAGGTTTTATTTACTGAAGTTTCAATCTAATTTCTTAACTGCAGAATCTTGACGAATGCACCTTAAAACAAACAAGGCTTCCAAAAAGACGAATAGGAGACTCGCAAAACTCACCACAAAATTGTCGGGACATTATAGGAAAACCAGCCTAAAAGCTGGTGACAGAAGGAGCGCAGGAccaaaaatgtttgcaaaaacaGTAATTTTCATATACTCTTGAAAGTGGTTTTTAACATTCCTTTTGCAGAGGAAATTCAAAGAGAGACGCCCTCGCTAAAACTGGGAGCAAGATTTGTGTGGACAGTATTGTGTTTGGCCTGTCTACTCAAACTTAAAGCTTTGGGGTGATTGATTCGATTGATTTGtcaacaagtatgaaaacacatgaaaaaatggcacaaataactGGATATCAATAAGcaaaacataaaaagagtacattatcaatggggacagtaggacagagatggtaggcccacaggtgcacttatgcacgcccctttagggagctcttaagaaatgtgtataatgtccacggtagacagcttaaggtaaaaggtatgggggggttagaggaactaacaacaggatcaggtagagtgttccacacatttactactctattgctgaaatcgttttttcctgcaatcacgattagaatggattacatttagttCCTTTCGAttcctttctcagcccaacccacatcACTGGGCTggaaaaagaggagggaaggaatatTAGGAGGGAAGGAATATGTTGAGATTTTTGTGGGGAGGaaagcacagagaagagcaactgaatgattaaaggcctggagtctaaaacatatgaagaacggttgcaggaattagatTTGCttagtctagagcaggggtcagcaaactgtggctctggagccgcatgtggctctttcctccctctgctgcggctccgtcactggtcggcgccacaattttgagaggagcttccgatgggggtggggggagagagaagcacagtgtgccaggagaagactctacgGCAAGGGGAGGGGTTTCcaattgtctccacaattgatagggcttttggttatgacaggcagaggaaaaagtacgccatgctaggaggagactctatggtgggggaactgaacttccggtcagctccagaactgaacagggggcttccggttaggacctttgtggctcccggtgttttcttttctgttggaaacgggtccaaatggctctttgagtgttttaagTTTGCCAACCTCTGGTCTAGAGAGACAGAGGATTAGCAGTCTTcctgtatttgaggggctgccatggagaagagggggtcaaactattttccaaagcacccgaaggcaggacaggaaacaatggatggaaactgatcaaggagagaagcaacttggaattaaggagaaacttcctaacagttaaccagtggaacaagagTTACctttagaaattgtgggtgccccatcactggaggtttttaagaagagactggacagccatttgtctgaaatggtatagggtctcctgcttgagcagggggctggactagaagacccccaaggtcctttccagctgtattctgattgattaggtatgtttgccgcaTTGAATCACATAtcaataataaaggtgagatcagaataaaataaacatgtgaatttttttaaaaaaaaactaagcaaaggaagggaaaaaCGAAGGGAGGAACATACAGGAAGTGGTCCCCTCAATGTGGATTGTGCCAGCCTTTTCCTTGGTCGAGAAAAACAAATTCCAATTACTGATTTATCTCACctgattctcctcctcctcctccttcaatgCTACAGGAAGGACCTACATCATGTGGCATCAGAGCAACTTCTGCAGAAATATTCAGGCGATAAAGGAGAAGCAGTCCTGCATTCAACAGCCTTTCTCTCTACAGAGTTCCAGCCTGCTGCCTCTGCTAACGTTCAGTGCACCCTTCTGGACTTTGGTACCTCGCCGAACTCTGACCAAACTTGCGACATTCCCCACGGATAGCTTGCAGGGACACACACACTCGCGCGCACACACAGAGGGCGGGGCCGGTTTCTCCTGCTAAATCCACATCTGGAATCTTCCAAAGGTGAGAAGCAGCTGCTTCCCGCCAGGCTAAACtattcttaattttttattaattattttttttatccagCCGTTTATTGTttttagggacgcagtggctcagtgggtaagacgctgagcttgtctgtcagaaaagtcggcagtttggcggttcgaatccctagcgctgcataatggagagagctcccgttacttgtcccagcttctgccaacctagcagttcgaaagcacgtaaaaatgcaagtagaaaaatagggaccacctttggtgggaagggaacagcgttccgtgcgccttcggtgtttagtcatgccagccacatgaccacggagacgtcttcggacagtgctggctcttcggctttgaaacagagatgagcaccggcccctagagttgggaacgactagcacacatgtatgaggggaacctttaccttaacctttTACCTTATTGTTTTTATACAGTAAATAACTCATGGTAGCGAACACAAccaatattccttcttcctcctattttccccacaacaaccacagactctgtgccaatatgatatatccaataaagctattctttggaGGAATTTATCTGCCTCGgcgtctattacttggaaccctgacattaaaccAACTCTGAAGGTTCCCGCTGTTTTCACCTAACTAAAAGTTCTCCCTCAATCATATCATCCAATCAAGGTGCTGCCTGCttgcctggtgacatcactcctccttcctctggccaggtgtgagaatgtccttggttcccaagagaaagtattttgttttggctacaaaaccccagctaactctaatcccccccccccccaaatatcccTCAGCTCCAATGTCGCAAGATTGAAGCTTCCAAGATGgcttcggtcaggtcagcttcagagttgacaccaTCCTGTGAGGTGCGCTGAGCGGAGAGTGagggactggtccaaagtcacccaatccgCTTCAATGCctagcaggactagaactcaccttctcctggtgactggcctgaagtcactcagttggctttcatgcctaaggtgggactagaactcacgcgTTCCTGATGATTGGTCAGACATCACCCAGTGGCTTTCAAGCCCAAAGTGGACTAGAACTCAAAGAGTTTGctagtgactggcccaaactcaCGCAGTCAGCttgcatgcctaaggtgggagtaAAATgtacagcctcctggtgattggcccaaagttgccCAGCCAGCTTCatacttaaggcgggactagaactcactgtctcctgctgattggcccaaagtcacccagcctgctatcctgcctaaggcgggattGAAACTCAAGTGTCTCagcttctagcctggtgccttcatcACCTACCTAGCTAGAGCAGAGCTCACTATACCTGTTATACAAGGTAGGGAAGAGCATCGCTATGCAAAGCCCCAAGGGAAAGAACCAGGAGATGCCAAGGTTCGCCTTTCACGATCTTTCCAGTTCTGCATATAAAGTAGGCCGAAgtgacttttttttggggggggggtgttgcccaATAGTTTCATTCAGAGGAATAAAGTCTGCCGGACACACCCCGGAAAACATGGGTTGGTATGAGCCAGAGAatgaccccgaagggggagactctctgtcCCAAGACAAACATTCACTGCacgtgcaatataaaaatgccaaTTATTTTTCTGcgaaccaccaaaattttctcagggaccaccagtggtccacggaccatcAGTTGGTAACCGCTGTTCTGGAGAATATTAGGGCTTTAACACATCTGGTAAGAACTATAAATGAAAGTTTAATTTAAGGGGACCAGGTCGGGCAAGAGGGTGACCATTATTTCCAACTATCCATTAAATCAGAATGACCATCAGTGACATCAGTATGCAGCCGACATAAATGGTATTATTTGTGTCAATGGAGATTGCGTGTGGGATATCACCCAAACAATCCGATTCTGTCAAATTACCTACTAAGACCGtacaactattattattatcctcTTCCTtttagtacctatctcttcccacttatggctataaccatgttgcttgtgtctttaaaatttatattgttttgtttcctaagaTAATTTGACTGCTTATTAGTAAACGATGACTTTCACTAAGTgttctacactatattgccaaaagtattcgctcacctgcctatCCTCGCATATggacttactgtaagtgacatcccattcctaatccatagggttcaatatgacgtcggtccaccctttgcagctataacagcttcaactcttctgggaaggctgcccacaaggttcaggagtgggtTTATGGGGATTtctgaccattcttccagaagcgcatttgtgagctcacacactgatgttggacgagtttacgtggcctaccacttcgtggctgagttgctgtcattcccaaacacttccacgttcttctaatacagctgacagttgactttGGAATATTTAGAAATGAGGAAAtgtcacaactggatttgttgcacaggtggtgCACTGGTGCACTGATGTTGAACGAgttttttgacagaaaatgggcccgtttttgcgaaaaatgggccattttcttttgctcatttttgctccccccaaaagcactctgcatgccccctaaaggctattcatgccttcttttggggggggggaacaggcccgtttttgaaaaaaaagggggctgttttggggaggtttgcagagtgcaaaaactttttattttaaaatttgcctcttcaaaatcttggtgcggtttatactccagtgcgtcttgtactccaaaaaatacggtatgtgggCTTCACGCCTCCCTGCCCCAAGCTGTTAACTTCATTCTTCCTGAACACATTCACACTACCCATCAACCATCCCCTAGCTAGCAGAACCTCCTGGTCTGGACTAAACGTCGGTTAAGGAGAaccttcctaatagtgagaacaattcatcagtggaagagcttgcccccaaaagttagcaatagcaatagcagttagatttatataccgcttcatagggctttcagccctctctaagcggttcacagagtcagcatatcgcccccacagtctgggtcctcatttcaccaacctcggaaggatggaaggctgagtcaaccttgagccggtgagatttgaaccactgaacaaCTGTagataagtcagctgaagtggcctgcagtactgcaccctaaccactgtgccacctcggttgtagctagggtgtcaaactcaaggctcgggggCCAGGGtcagggtgcttagatgtggcccatgAGGGCTACTCTGGAAAGAGCAAGGGACTGGCCGGCGGTGCCTTTGCCAAtattttatgaccttgcttgccacagtcgttaagtgaatctggcttccccattgactttgcttgtcagaaagcagTTCaagtgaccccaggatactgtgaccgtcataaatatgagtcaattgccaagcgtctgaattagGATCACATGATGCTGCAACGTATTTTTCAAGTATGAAAAAGGGTtataactcatttttttcagtgtcgtcgtaactctGAAGAGttactaaaagaactgttgtaagttgagactaTCTGTACTAATAAGCTCTGAATCACAACCACTAGAACCCAAATATAGATATATTCGATACGAATATCAAAGCAAACTGAATTTTGCATGtgaacaagcaagctcagagaacagcaaggacccctcgtttcaaccctgagctacaaatattctcatttataGGTGCAACTGAATTTTCAACAACAGCCTGACGTTGGTTTCTAGCATCTTGGCAAACAGAAGGCCTGAGTCCTTCTCAGTTCATTTTAGCTCTTTTAGTATTGAGGTTGTCAATTAGAaacagtatttttaaaactgtGATAAAGTGTTTGTTTCAAAAGCAAGGTATAAATAGTATAGATAAAACAATAAGTAACACGAAGTGAtgtaaggaaaggaaaaggaaaaggctgGGAATGTGAGAGAGGTGAACAAACCAACCAACTCAACAAGATctgaatactgtgtttccctgaaaataagacccagtcttattttctgtTGGGGCTCAAAAATAAAtaccaggtcttattttgagggaggtgttattcccccccccccccgtggactTTAAGAGTACatgggaggcccacttcttctCCTGCCTCACAAGCCTCGCAACAGCTTACCTCAGGACCCCCACAGCCAGGCCACCCACATCCCGCTAACTGCCTCGCCTCGCTTCCTTGAGATAAGCCAGTGCAGGGCGCGTGGGGTAGCTCCACCCCCTGCCTCGTGGGCACCATGGGTGGgctccggctgctgctactgccggttcacacAGGGACACACTACACATTCATGTCCAAtactaaaaaaaacaagatggtggtgcttaGTGCGCCACCAAGAGAACccatttgggggcatggcaggctgagttactacctactcggccgaaccggtagcaacccacctcaggCGGCCACAGCACCACATACAACCAGATGGAATGGGCAGCCGGCTGGCTGCGCAGGTACTTATGTGGGTCTTATTTGGAGGGAAAGGACTTATATTAGAcgcacatgcaaaaaaaaaaaaaaaaaaaaaaaccacggtAGGGCTAATTATcaggttaggtcttattttcaaggaaacacgtAATCGATACTTTATTGTCCCACCCAGCTGCCGCTCCCCACCCCTCCTCTCTTACTGTCTTGCGCTCTCGCTTTGGCGGGACCGGTGGTTGAGGATTCATCATGACTTGGGAAGTTGGGAATTGTTGCACGTTCTGCGCAGGATAATATGCACCGgctgaaagagaaaaggagaaatctGAGTTATTGCAGTCCTATCATCCGGCTAGTCCTCagcgtacgaccacaattgagcccaacgtttatACTGCTGAGTGAGAAATATGTTAAGTGCGTTTCagccccattttaggacttttcttgaCACGTCAGTTAAGCAAACGGCTGCAacggttaagttagtaacctggttattcagggaatctggtttcccagattgtctttgcttgtcaggtgatCACAGGACTAAGGGACATTGCGTCTgtcataaatgtaagtcagtGGCTCCCTCCTTCCGGTTGGCCTCCTTCTCGTCCGCAGCTGCCTCCATGCCAAGATGCCACTCATAAAGGACCTCCTGCACCCCTCCCCCAAGGAGAAGCGGAAGCACAAGAAGAAGCACCTGGTGCGGAGCCCCAACTCCTACTTCATGGACCTCAAGTGCCCGGGTTGCTACAAAATCACCACGGTTTTCAGTCACGCCCAGACAGTCGCGTTGTGCATCAGCTGCTTGACTGCGCTGTGCCAGCCCACTGGTGGAAAGGCAAGGTTGACAGAAGGATGTTCTTTCCGGCAGAAGCAACATTAAACAGTGGACACTTGGCACCGGATGGGTTTGGGACTATGGGAACAGTTGTTGGCTACCACCCCGGGTGTTTCTCTGGAGCAACGATGGAAGTATATTATGCAACGGAGTTGTAAGGAGGGATGTGTAGTTACTTTTGAGGGCTTGAGTTGCTACCAACGGTGGCTGTGGGATGAgggtggacacacacacacacaccccagtggtgggatccaaataatttaacaaccagttctctgccctaatgatttcttccaacaaccagttcaccaaactgctcagaaagtttacaaccggttctcccgaagtggtgcgaactggctgaatcccaccactgacacacccCTTCCCCTTTGTGGCTCTGGCACTGTCCTTGTAGCATTACCCATTTCATTCAATAAACTTTGGATATaaggacaaaaaataaaaataaaaaaataaatgtaaatcagTGGTCAAGCAATCCAATGTAGGCTGAACTAGCATCTCTAAAGTGTTCAAACTTTGTATAGGTGGTCGAGTTACGACCACGTGTGAGCCTGAAATATATGTTGCTAGCtgaaatgtttgttaagtgagctttgccccattttacaacttttcttgccacagttgttacgtgaatcattccatttgttAATTTGCTAAcatgtgaatctggatttcccatggattttgcttgtcaggaggtctcaAAAGTCacgtgatcacgtgaccctggggcatcataaatatgagtcagttcccaaaTATCCAaattttttgatcatgtgactccagggacgctgtaatggtcataagtgtgaaaatgagcATTGGTCCTACCTGAACGCTGTTTCTCCTCAAACAGGGAGAAAGAAGTAGTCACGTCACTTttccagcgccgttgtaactttgaatggtcactgcatgacctgttgtaagtcaaggattacctgtacacacCTGTACGGTGCAAAACCTCTCATGTAACccgcaggtaatcctcgacttacaactacaattggagCCCAGAATTACTATTGCTAAAGGAAGCTGATTGTTGAACCACATCGGATTTTACAACCTTCTAACCATGCTTGTTAAGCAAATTTCTGTAGATGCTACATGAATCGTGCAGTTGTTCAGCAAAGCTGGTTATAATTGttggaagttggctgggaaggttacccattatagtcacatgacccctggatgcCGCAATAATTGAAAATATGTTTCcgcaaaaataagactgggtcctatattaa contains:
- the LOC116513861 gene encoding 40S ribosomal protein S27-like, with the translated sequence MPLIKDLLHPSPKEKRKHKKKHLVRSPNSYFMDLKCPGCYKITTVFSHAQTVALCISCLTALCQPTGGKARLTEGCSFRQKQH